The Pseudarthrobacter sulfonivorans genome includes a window with the following:
- the recN gene encoding DNA repair protein RecN — protein MLEELRIRDLGVIADATLPLGPGLSVVTGETGAGKTMVVTAVGLLLGARSDAGAVRSGAKSATAEAVLKLDAGHPAIARAVEAGADVEEFDGGAELILARRLGADGRSRAFLGGRAAPVGVLAEIGETLVVVHGQSDQIRLKGAAAQRGALDKFAGDALAGPMASYQALYSHWKASQAELETLRSAARDRLREAESLEVALAEISTVDPQPGEDESLKAEAVKLANVEELRIAANTAHQALIAEDYGDAGDATTLVDVAKRTLEHVAEHDAELGSAAARLAEVGFLLNDIATELASYQAGLDSEGPERLAEIEDRRAALATLVRKYAPSIDEVLVWAENARVRFDELQDDSTRIEALDADVVRTEAELQTQAAAVSKIRAKAAKDLSGRVSAELKALAMADATLVITREAAAQLTPHGADEITFLLQPHSGAPARPLGKGASGGELSRVMLAIEVVLAAVDPVPTFVFDEVDAGVGGRAAVEIGRRLAMLAQHVQVLVVTHLPQVAAFADQHITVTKTSVRGADGGTATGFTSSDVRLLDGPGRVRELARMLAGQEDSESAQAHAQELLDDAKLLPQRA, from the coding sequence ATGCTTGAAGAACTGAGAATCCGCGATCTGGGCGTCATCGCCGACGCCACGCTGCCGCTGGGCCCTGGGCTGAGCGTCGTTACCGGCGAAACCGGAGCCGGCAAAACGATGGTGGTCACCGCCGTCGGCCTCCTGCTGGGGGCGAGGTCCGACGCCGGCGCGGTCCGGAGCGGCGCGAAGAGCGCCACGGCGGAGGCCGTCCTCAAGCTCGACGCCGGGCATCCGGCGATTGCCCGGGCAGTTGAAGCGGGTGCCGACGTGGAGGAGTTCGACGGCGGCGCTGAGCTTATTCTTGCGCGTCGCCTCGGTGCGGACGGTCGCAGCCGGGCCTTCCTGGGCGGGCGGGCCGCCCCGGTGGGCGTTCTGGCGGAGATCGGTGAAACCCTCGTGGTGGTCCACGGGCAGTCGGACCAGATCAGGCTGAAGGGGGCGGCCGCCCAGCGCGGCGCCCTCGACAAATTTGCCGGTGATGCGCTGGCGGGCCCGATGGCCTCCTACCAGGCGCTCTACAGCCATTGGAAGGCCAGCCAGGCGGAGCTGGAAACCCTTCGCAGCGCCGCCCGGGACAGGCTCCGCGAGGCCGAGTCGCTGGAAGTCGCCCTTGCCGAAATCAGCACCGTGGATCCGCAGCCGGGGGAGGATGAGTCCCTCAAGGCCGAGGCTGTGAAACTGGCCAACGTCGAAGAGCTCAGGATTGCAGCCAACACGGCGCACCAGGCGCTCATCGCGGAAGACTACGGTGACGCGGGCGACGCCACCACCCTCGTGGACGTTGCGAAAAGAACTTTGGAGCACGTGGCCGAGCATGACGCCGAGCTCGGGTCCGCCGCAGCACGCCTGGCCGAAGTGGGCTTCCTGCTTAACGACATCGCCACGGAGCTGGCCAGCTACCAGGCCGGCCTGGACTCGGAGGGCCCGGAACGGCTCGCCGAGATCGAGGACCGGCGGGCCGCCCTGGCCACCTTGGTCCGCAAGTACGCCCCCAGCATTGACGAAGTCCTAGTGTGGGCGGAAAACGCCCGGGTCCGCTTCGACGAGCTGCAGGACGACTCCACCAGGATCGAAGCCCTGGACGCGGACGTGGTCCGGACCGAAGCGGAACTGCAGACGCAGGCAGCCGCCGTCAGCAAAATCCGCGCCAAGGCTGCCAAGGACCTGTCCGGCCGGGTGAGCGCGGAGCTGAAGGCACTCGCCATGGCGGACGCCACGCTGGTGATCACCCGTGAGGCGGCCGCCCAGTTGACACCGCATGGAGCGGACGAGATCACGTTCCTGCTCCAGCCGCACTCCGGAGCCCCGGCCCGTCCGCTGGGCAAGGGCGCCTCCGGCGGCGAACTCTCCCGCGTGATGCTGGCCATCGAGGTGGTGCTGGCTGCGGTGGATCCGGTGCCCACGTTTGTGTTCGATGAGGTGGACGCCGGGGTCGGCGGGCGGGCCGCCGTCGAAATTGGCCGCCGGCTGGCCATGCTGGCACAGCATGTGCAGGTCCTGGTGGTCACGCACCTGCCGCAGGTGGCAGCCTTCGCGGACCAGCACATCACCGTCACCAAGACATCCGTCAGGGGGGCCGACGGCGGCACCGCCACCGGGTTCACGTCCAGTGATGTTCGCCTCCTCGATGGCCCGGGGCGTGTGCGGGAACTCGCCCGGATGCTGGCGGGCCAGGAGGACTCGGAATCGGCCCAGGCACACGCCCAGGAGCTGCTGGACGACGCAAAACTGCTGCCGCAGCGGGCCTGA
- the xerD gene encoding site-specific tyrosine recombinase XerD, protein MTASTEAEAPTPPVRPQTAIDRAITEYLQHMGVERGLAANTLSAYRRDLARYSRYVTSEGCQGPGQITRHHVTGFLMALNDGSDGGTALGVRSAARTVVAVRGLHKFWALEGITTTDPASDVHPPMPGKRLPKAISVDEVTRILEAAGTDTATGLRDRALLEFLYSTGARISEAVGLDVDDIALHEAEAGPAVVRLFGKGSKERLVPLGSYGARAVDAYLVRGRPLLAAKGKGTPALFLNARGGRISRQSAWTILKAAADKANVTKDVSPHTLRHSFATHLLEGGADVRVVQELLGHASVTTTQVYTLVTADTLREIYAAAHPRALG, encoded by the coding sequence ATGACGGCGAGCACTGAGGCCGAAGCCCCGACGCCGCCCGTCCGGCCACAGACGGCCATCGACCGTGCCATCACCGAGTATCTGCAACATATGGGCGTGGAACGCGGCCTGGCAGCCAACACACTCTCCGCCTACCGCCGTGACCTGGCGCGCTACTCCCGTTACGTGACGTCGGAGGGCTGCCAGGGCCCGGGCCAGATCACCCGCCACCACGTGACGGGGTTCCTGATGGCCCTCAACGACGGATCCGACGGCGGCACGGCCCTGGGCGTCCGGTCTGCTGCCAGGACTGTGGTGGCCGTCCGGGGGCTCCACAAGTTCTGGGCTCTGGAGGGGATCACAACGACGGACCCCGCCAGCGACGTCCACCCGCCCATGCCGGGAAAACGGCTGCCCAAGGCCATCAGCGTCGACGAAGTCACCCGGATCCTTGAAGCCGCGGGCACGGACACCGCCACAGGGCTCAGGGACCGTGCCCTGCTCGAATTTCTCTATTCCACCGGGGCGAGGATCAGCGAGGCCGTGGGCCTGGACGTTGACGACATCGCCCTGCACGAGGCCGAAGCCGGGCCCGCCGTGGTTCGCCTGTTCGGCAAGGGATCCAAGGAACGGCTGGTGCCGCTGGGATCCTATGGGGCGCGGGCTGTGGACGCGTACCTGGTGCGCGGCCGTCCACTGCTGGCGGCGAAGGGCAAGGGAACGCCCGCCCTGTTCCTGAACGCCCGCGGCGGCAGGATCAGCCGGCAAAGCGCCTGGACCATCCTGAAGGCGGCCGCGGACAAAGCCAACGTCACCAAGGATGTTTCCCCGCACACACTGCGGCACTCCTTCGCGACGCATCTGCTCGAAGGCGGCGCCGATGTCCGCGTGGTGCAGGAACTCCTGGGGCACGCCTCGGTTACCACAACGCAGGTCTACACCCTGGTTACGGCTGACACACTGAGGGAAATTTACGCAGCAGCCCACCCCCGGGCGCTGGGCTGA
- the prpB gene encoding methylisocitrate lyase: protein MLYSKTTPEQKRIALRDMLASGTIQQFPGAFNPLSARLIEEKGFAGVYVSGAVLANDLGLPDIGLTTLTEVATRAGQIARMTDLPTLVDADTGFGEPMNVARSIQELENAGLAGCHIEDQFNPKRCGHLDGKNVVDQDTATKRIRAAADARRDPNFLIMARTDIRAVEGIEAAKDRARALVEAGADAIFPEAMKDLSEFQAIRDAVDVPILANMTEFGKSDLFTVDQLQGVGVNMVIYPVTLLRIAMGAAERTLESIKATGSQEAQVENMLTRARLYDLVDYEAYNHFDTGVFNFQIPGVR, encoded by the coding sequence ATGCTGTATTCCAAGACAACCCCGGAACAGAAGCGGATCGCGCTGCGCGACATGCTCGCGTCCGGCACCATCCAACAGTTCCCGGGCGCCTTCAACCCGCTCTCGGCGCGGCTGATCGAGGAAAAGGGCTTCGCCGGTGTTTACGTCTCCGGAGCCGTGCTGGCCAATGACCTTGGCCTGCCGGACATTGGGCTGACCACCCTCACCGAGGTGGCCACGCGTGCCGGGCAGATCGCCCGCATGACCGACCTGCCTACGCTGGTGGACGCGGACACCGGCTTCGGCGAGCCCATGAACGTGGCCCGCAGCATCCAGGAACTGGAGAACGCCGGCCTGGCCGGCTGCCACATCGAAGACCAGTTCAACCCCAAGCGCTGCGGGCACCTGGATGGCAAGAACGTGGTGGACCAGGACACGGCCACCAAGCGCATCCGCGCCGCGGCTGATGCCCGCCGCGATCCGAACTTCCTCATCATGGCCCGGACCGATATCCGCGCCGTGGAGGGAATCGAAGCCGCCAAGGACCGGGCACGGGCCCTCGTGGAAGCCGGTGCGGACGCCATCTTCCCGGAAGCGATGAAGGACCTGTCCGAGTTCCAGGCCATCCGCGACGCCGTGGACGTGCCGATCCTTGCCAACATGACCGAGTTCGGCAAGAGCGATCTGTTCACCGTGGACCAGCTGCAGGGTGTGGGCGTCAACATGGTCATTTACCCGGTCACGCTGCTGCGCATTGCCATGGGCGCAGCAGAGCGTACTCTGGAATCGATCAAGGCAACAGGGTCGCAGGAAGCACAGGTGGAGAACATGCTCACCCGTGCGCGGCTTTATGACCTTGTGGACTATGAGGCCTACAACCACTTCGATACCGGCGTTTTCAACTTCCAAATTCCCGGCGTCCGCTAG
- a CDS encoding NAD kinase: protein MSRRVLVLAHTGREESLKAAWEACAQLHDSGIVPVMQESELRDMERFFGQLSQPVEILHDHVQLPDVELVMVLGGDGTILRAAELVREVDVPLLGVNLGHVGFLAESERADLAQTVEWIARRDYTVEERMTIDVQVWVRGQKIWHTWALNEAAIEKGNRERMIEVVTEVDERPLTSFGCDGVVVATPTGSTAYAFSAGGPVVWPEVEALVIVPISAHALFAKPLVVSPRSRLAVEVLTRTGAQGVLWCDGRRSVDLPPGARVEVTKSATPVRLARTHQTPFSARLVRKFELPIHGWRGPVPQSETIHTGPIPIVRTPRPRPPLQLASGDQPEDDTDPATAK, encoded by the coding sequence ATGAGCAGGCGAGTACTTGTCCTTGCCCACACTGGCCGCGAGGAGTCACTGAAGGCCGCCTGGGAAGCCTGCGCCCAACTGCATGACTCCGGCATTGTTCCCGTCATGCAGGAGTCTGAGCTGCGCGACATGGAACGATTCTTCGGGCAGCTCAGCCAACCGGTGGAGATCCTGCACGACCACGTACAGCTGCCGGACGTCGAGCTGGTGATGGTCCTGGGCGGTGACGGCACCATCCTGCGCGCCGCGGAGCTGGTGCGCGAGGTGGACGTACCCTTGCTGGGCGTCAACCTTGGCCACGTCGGCTTCCTGGCCGAGAGCGAGCGGGCGGACCTGGCCCAGACGGTGGAATGGATTGCCCGCCGCGACTACACGGTTGAAGAGCGCATGACTATCGACGTCCAGGTCTGGGTCCGCGGCCAGAAGATCTGGCACACCTGGGCCCTGAATGAGGCCGCGATCGAAAAAGGCAACCGCGAACGCATGATCGAGGTGGTGACCGAAGTGGACGAGCGCCCGCTGACGTCCTTCGGCTGCGACGGTGTGGTGGTGGCCACCCCCACGGGCTCCACCGCGTACGCGTTCTCCGCCGGCGGACCCGTGGTCTGGCCCGAGGTCGAGGCCCTGGTGATAGTTCCCATCAGCGCCCACGCGCTCTTTGCCAAACCGCTGGTGGTATCGCCCCGGTCCCGGCTGGCCGTGGAAGTCCTCACGCGCACCGGTGCCCAGGGCGTGCTCTGGTGCGATGGCCGGCGCTCCGTGGACCTGCCGCCCGGCGCCCGGGTTGAAGTGACCAAGTCCGCCACCCCGGTCAGGCTGGCCAGGACGCACCAGACGCCCTTTTCAGCGCGTTTGGTCCGCAAATTTGAACTCCCCATCCACGGCTGGCGCGGACCTGTACCGCAGTCGGAGACCATCCACACCGGACCCATCCCGATCGTCCGGACGCCGCGGCCCAGGCCGCCGCTCCAGCTTGCCTCCGGCGACCAGCCGGAGGACGATACCGATCCCGCGACCGCAAAGTGA
- a CDS encoding NUDIX domain-containing protein translates to MPGTPETPQAARQVSDAPSPRRLLSTEKVYEGRIWDVVSDSFQLSETGESLTRDYIDHPGAVAVLPMNDAGEVLLIRQYRHPVGMDLWEIPAGLLDVEGEDFVAGAARELAEEADLAAGEWNVLVDFFNSPGSSSEAIRIYLARDLTDVPHQERHERTDEEAEIEFHWIALDDAVAAVLEGRLHNPSAVVGILAAAAAKADGFAGLRPADAPWPAHPSQR, encoded by the coding sequence ATGCCCGGCACACCTGAAACCCCCCAAGCTGCACGGCAGGTTTCGGATGCACCGAGCCCGCGCCGTCTTCTGTCTACGGAGAAGGTCTACGAAGGCCGGATCTGGGATGTGGTCAGCGACAGCTTCCAGCTGAGCGAAACGGGGGAGTCCCTGACCCGGGACTACATTGACCACCCTGGCGCCGTGGCCGTCCTGCCCATGAACGATGCCGGCGAGGTTCTGCTGATCAGGCAGTACCGGCACCCCGTGGGCATGGACCTTTGGGAAATTCCAGCGGGCCTGCTGGATGTGGAAGGCGAGGATTTTGTGGCGGGGGCTGCCCGCGAACTCGCCGAGGAGGCGGACCTCGCGGCCGGCGAATGGAACGTCCTGGTGGACTTCTTCAACTCGCCGGGCTCCTCCAGCGAGGCCATCCGCATCTACCTCGCCCGGGACCTCACCGACGTGCCTCACCAAGAACGCCATGAGCGGACCGATGAGGAGGCCGAGATTGAGTTCCACTGGATCGCTTTGGACGACGCCGTGGCCGCGGTCCTGGAAGGCAGGCTGCACAACCCGTCCGCCGTCGTCGGCATCCTGGCCGCCGCCGCGGCGAAAGCTGACGGCTTTGCGGGACTGCGCCCCGCGGATGCACCCTGGCCTGCGCACCCCAGCCAGCGTTGA
- a CDS encoding bifunctional 2-methylcitrate synthase/citrate synthase: MEAVDIKKGLAGVVVDYTAVSKVNPDTNSLLYRGYPVQELAARCSFEEVAFLLWNGELPTPEELSAFSARERAGRALDPVVKKIVDTIPTTAHPMDVCRTAASVMGARHPLAEDSSPEANMAKAVDLFAAMPAVVAYDQRRRRGQEVVEPRDDLGYSENFLWMAFGEDQVPEVVEAFNVSMILYAEHSFNASTFTARVITSSLSDLHSAVTGAIGALKGPLHGGANEAVMHTFDEIGIRPEESLDEAAARARAWMEDALAQKKKVMGFGHRVYKHGDSRVPTMKAALDKMIAHYGRPELLGLYNGLEQAMDEAKAIKPNLDYPAGPTYHLMGFDTATFTPLFVASRITGWTAHIMEQAASNSLIRPLSEYNGPDERHVP; the protein is encoded by the coding sequence ATGGAAGCTGTTGATATCAAGAAGGGCCTGGCCGGCGTCGTGGTGGACTACACCGCGGTTTCGAAGGTCAACCCGGACACCAATTCGCTGCTGTACCGCGGCTATCCCGTCCAGGAGCTCGCCGCCAGATGCAGCTTCGAGGAAGTGGCCTTCCTCTTGTGGAACGGCGAACTGCCCACCCCTGAAGAACTGTCCGCGTTCTCTGCCCGCGAGCGTGCCGGCCGCGCCCTTGATCCTGTGGTGAAGAAGATCGTCGACACAATTCCCACTACCGCCCACCCGATGGATGTCTGCCGGACCGCAGCATCCGTCATGGGCGCACGCCACCCTCTGGCCGAGGACTCCTCGCCCGAGGCCAACATGGCCAAGGCCGTGGATCTCTTCGCCGCCATGCCCGCGGTGGTCGCCTACGACCAGCGACGCCGGCGCGGCCAGGAAGTCGTGGAGCCCCGGGATGACCTGGGCTACTCGGAAAACTTCCTGTGGATGGCGTTCGGTGAAGACCAGGTCCCGGAGGTCGTGGAGGCCTTCAACGTCTCGATGATCCTGTACGCCGAGCACTCCTTCAACGCCTCCACCTTCACCGCCCGCGTGATCACGTCCAGCCTATCCGACCTGCACTCGGCAGTAACGGGCGCGATCGGCGCACTCAAAGGCCCGCTTCATGGCGGCGCCAACGAAGCCGTGATGCACACCTTCGACGAGATCGGCATCCGGCCCGAGGAATCACTGGATGAAGCGGCCGCCCGCGCCAGGGCATGGATGGAGGATGCACTGGCCCAGAAGAAAAAGGTCATGGGCTTCGGCCACCGCGTCTACAAGCACGGGGACTCCCGCGTCCCCACCATGAAGGCCGCGCTGGACAAGATGATCGCCCACTACGGCCGCCCTGAACTGCTGGGGCTGTACAACGGCCTCGAGCAGGCCATGGACGAGGCCAAGGCCATCAAACCGAACCTCGACTACCCGGCCGGCCCCACCTACCACCTGATGGGCTTCGACACTGCCACGTTCACTCCCCTGTTTGTGGCCAGCCGCATCACCGGGTGGACCGCCCACATCATGGAACAGGCAGCCAGCAACTCCCTGATCCGCCCGCTGAGCGAGTACAACGGACCGGACGAACGGCACGTTCCGTAA
- a CDS encoding CTP synthase, producing MIGSNSVVQRSNSRVNSRFPGSSKTTKHIFVTGGVASSLGKGLTASSLGHLLRARGLSVTMQKLDPYLNVDPGTMNPFQHGEVFVTDDGAETDLDIGHYERFLDENLEGSANVTTGQVYSTVIAKERRGEYLGDTVQVIPHITDEIKRRMRLPAEGKNAPDVIITEIGGTVGDIESQPFLESARQVRQDIGRGNVFFVHVSLVPYIGPSQELKTKPTQHSVAALRSIGIQPEAIVVRSDREVPEPMRAKIGRMCDVDIEAVIGCPDAPSIYDIPKTLHTQGLDSYIVRALDLPFKDVDWTSWDKLLEAVHNPKHHVEIALVGKYIDLPDAYLSVTEALRAGGFANDTKVKIRWVPSDECETHEGAVASLDGVDAICVPGGFGIRGLEGKLGALKYARETKLPVLGLCLGLQCMVIEYARNVVGLEGASSSEFEPDSKYPVIATMEEQLDIVDGKGDLGGTMRLGLYEAKLDDGSVIAETYGKTTVSERHRHRYEVNNKYRDQIAAEGLVFSGTSPDGKLVEFVELPREVHPFYVATQAHPELSSRPTRPHPLFAGLVKAALDHQKAQDAPAAKPLRTVAAK from the coding sequence ATGATAGGCTCGAATTCCGTGGTGCAGCGATCAAATTCCCGTGTAAATTCCCGGTTCCCGGGCTCGTCCAAGACGACCAAACACATCTTCGTAACCGGTGGTGTGGCGTCCTCGCTCGGTAAGGGGCTGACGGCTTCGAGCCTCGGTCACCTCCTGCGGGCACGCGGCCTGTCTGTAACTATGCAGAAGCTCGATCCCTATCTGAACGTGGATCCGGGCACGATGAACCCCTTCCAGCACGGCGAGGTCTTCGTCACCGACGACGGCGCCGAGACGGACCTGGACATCGGACACTACGAGCGGTTCCTCGACGAAAACCTCGAGGGCTCAGCCAACGTGACCACCGGCCAGGTCTACTCCACCGTGATCGCCAAGGAACGCCGCGGCGAATACCTCGGTGACACCGTCCAGGTCATCCCGCACATCACCGATGAGATCAAGCGCCGCATGCGGCTTCCGGCCGAAGGCAAGAACGCGCCGGACGTCATCATCACCGAAATTGGCGGCACCGTGGGCGACATCGAGTCGCAGCCCTTCCTCGAGTCGGCCCGCCAGGTCCGCCAGGACATCGGCCGCGGCAACGTCTTCTTCGTCCACGTCTCGCTGGTGCCCTACATCGGACCCTCGCAGGAACTGAAGACCAAACCGACGCAGCACTCCGTGGCGGCCCTGCGCTCCATCGGCATCCAGCCCGAGGCCATCGTGGTCCGCTCGGACCGCGAAGTCCCAGAGCCGATGCGCGCCAAGATCGGCCGCATGTGCGACGTCGATATCGAAGCCGTCATCGGATGCCCGGATGCCCCCAGTATCTACGACATCCCCAAGACCCTGCACACGCAGGGACTGGATTCCTACATCGTCCGCGCCCTGGACCTGCCGTTCAAGGACGTTGACTGGACCAGCTGGGACAAGCTGCTCGAAGCAGTGCACAACCCCAAGCACCACGTGGAAATCGCGCTGGTGGGCAAGTACATCGACCTGCCGGACGCCTACCTGTCCGTGACCGAGGCCCTGCGTGCCGGCGGCTTCGCCAACGACACCAAGGTCAAGATCCGCTGGGTACCGTCGGATGAGTGCGAAACCCATGAAGGCGCCGTGGCGTCCCTGGACGGCGTGGACGCCATCTGCGTTCCCGGCGGATTCGGCATCCGCGGCCTCGAAGGCAAGCTGGGCGCCCTGAAGTACGCCCGCGAAACCAAGCTGCCGGTCCTGGGCCTGTGCCTGGGCCTGCAGTGCATGGTGATCGAATATGCGCGCAACGTGGTGGGCCTCGAAGGAGCTTCCTCGTCCGAGTTCGAACCGGATTCCAAATACCCGGTGATTGCCACCATGGAAGAGCAGCTGGACATCGTGGACGGCAAGGGTGATCTTGGCGGCACCATGCGCCTGGGCCTGTACGAGGCAAAGCTCGACGACGGCTCGGTCATTGCAGAGACCTACGGCAAGACCACTGTCAGCGAACGCCACCGGCACCGCTACGAGGTCAACAACAAGTACCGCGACCAGATCGCTGCCGAGGGCCTCGTGTTCTCCGGAACGTCACCGGACGGCAAGCTCGTGGAATTCGTAGAGCTGCCCCGCGAGGTCCACCCGTTCTACGTGGCAACCCAGGCGCACCCCGAACTGAGCTCACGGCCCACGCGGCCGCACCCGCTCTTCGCCGGGCTCGTCAAGGCCGCACTGGACCACCAGAAAGCACAGGACGCGCCGGCAGCCAAGCCGTTGCGTACGGTTGCCGCAAAATAG
- a CDS encoding MmgE/PrpD family protein, which translates to MVKLNHVRVYKSEENLPREDQLAHKIAVVAADAVEVTPEVTEMVINRVIDNASVAIASLNRGPIVAARAQALTHAPTTNGKGAGVFGITDRVSPEWAAWANGVAVRELDYHDTFLAADYSHPGDNIPPILAVGQHVGASGKDLIRGIATGYEIQVNLVKAICLHKHKIDHVAHLGPSAAAGIGTLLGLDVETIFQSVGQALHTTTATRQSRKGEISTWKAHAPAFAGKMAVEAVDRSMRGQTSPVPIYEGEDGVIAWMLDGPDASYEVPLPEAGEAKRAIMDTYTKEHSAEYQAQAWIDLARKLHAEHPEATDPSNVASVLIKTSHHTHYVIGSGANDPQKYSPTASRETLDHSIPYIFTVALQDGSWHHVDSYSPERAGRADTVELWNKVSTVEDPEWTRRYHSLDIAEKAFGGSVEITLTDGTVITDQIAVADAHPLGARPFARQQYINKFRSLAAGLVAEAEIERFLAAAESLPDLGPGELDQLNITAAPGVIDLSNAPAGLF; encoded by the coding sequence ATGGTTAAGCTCAACCACGTCCGCGTCTACAAGAGCGAAGAGAACCTCCCCCGCGAAGACCAGCTGGCGCACAAGATCGCCGTCGTCGCCGCCGACGCCGTCGAGGTCACTCCCGAGGTCACCGAGATGGTCATCAACCGTGTCATCGACAACGCCTCCGTGGCCATCGCCTCCCTGAACCGCGGCCCGATCGTGGCTGCCCGCGCCCAGGCGCTGACCCACGCACCGACCACCAACGGCAAGGGAGCCGGCGTCTTCGGCATAACGGACCGCGTCTCCCCCGAGTGGGCAGCCTGGGCCAACGGCGTGGCCGTCCGCGAGCTTGATTACCACGACACGTTCCTGGCGGCTGACTACTCGCACCCGGGCGACAACATCCCGCCGATTCTCGCCGTGGGCCAGCACGTCGGCGCGAGCGGTAAGGACCTGATCCGCGGCATTGCCACCGGCTACGAGATCCAGGTCAACCTGGTCAAGGCCATCTGCCTGCACAAGCACAAGATCGACCACGTGGCGCACCTCGGCCCGTCCGCCGCCGCCGGTATCGGCACGCTCCTGGGCCTGGACGTCGAGACGATCTTCCAGTCCGTCGGCCAGGCGCTGCATACCACCACCGCCACCCGGCAATCCCGCAAGGGTGAGATCTCCACCTGGAAGGCCCACGCACCGGCGTTCGCGGGCAAGATGGCGGTGGAAGCCGTGGACCGCTCCATGCGCGGCCAGACCTCCCCCGTGCCGATCTACGAAGGTGAAGACGGCGTGATCGCCTGGATGCTGGACGGCCCGGACGCCTCCTACGAAGTCCCCCTGCCCGAGGCCGGCGAAGCCAAGCGGGCCATCATGGACACGTACACCAAGGAACACTCCGCCGAATACCAGGCCCAGGCCTGGATCGACCTGGCCCGCAAGCTCCACGCCGAGCACCCCGAGGCAACGGACCCGTCCAACGTGGCCTCGGTCCTGATCAAGACCAGCCACCACACGCACTACGTGATCGGTTCCGGCGCCAACGACCCCCAGAAGTACAGCCCCACGGCCAGCCGGGAAACCCTGGACCACTCCATCCCGTACATCTTCACCGTGGCACTCCAGGACGGCTCCTGGCACCACGTTGACTCCTACAGTCCTGAGCGTGCCGGCCGCGCCGACACCGTGGAGCTGTGGAACAAGGTCAGCACCGTGGAAGACCCCGAATGGACCCGCCGCTACCACTCGCTGGACATCGCCGAGAAGGCCTTCGGCGGTTCCGTGGAAATCACCCTCACCGACGGCACGGTCATCACCGACCAGATCGCCGTAGCCGACGCCCACCCGCTCGGCGCCCGGCCGTTCGCCCGCCAGCAGTACATCAACAAGTTCCGCAGCCTGGCAGCCGGCCTGGTCGCCGAGGCGGAAATCGAGCGTTTCCTCGCGGCCGCCGAAAGCCTCCCGGACCTGGGCCCGGGCGAACTGGACCAGCTGAACATCACCGCCGCTCCGGGTGTCATCGACCTCAGCAACGCACCCGCCGGCCTCTTCTAA
- a CDS encoding 8-oxo-dGTP diphosphatase, with translation MTFTPVTLCFLTRESAGVPQVLLGLKKTGFGRGKVVGLGGHVEPGETDAEAACREVHEEAGIVVRQEDLRDAGVVTFDFPARPEWNMSSRLFVAANWTGQPAESAEIRPEWFDVGALPVDRMWQDAAHWLPLALAGSFLRLTVVLNDDNETVREVLD, from the coding sequence ATGACGTTTACCCCTGTCACCCTGTGCTTTCTCACCCGTGAGTCCGCCGGTGTGCCGCAGGTCCTGCTGGGCCTGAAGAAGACCGGCTTCGGCCGCGGCAAGGTGGTGGGCCTCGGCGGCCATGTTGAGCCGGGGGAGACAGACGCAGAGGCTGCCTGCCGTGAAGTCCACGAGGAAGCCGGGATTGTGGTCCGGCAGGAGGATCTGCGCGACGCCGGCGTCGTGACCTTCGATTTTCCTGCCCGCCCGGAGTGGAACATGAGTTCGCGGCTCTTTGTCGCAGCCAATTGGACCGGGCAGCCGGCCGAAAGTGCCGAGATCCGGCCGGAATGGTTCGACGTCGGCGCCTTGCCGGTGGACCGGATGTGGCAGGACGCAGCGCACTGGCTGCCGCTCGCGCTTGCCGGGTCATTCCTGCGCCTGACAGTGGTCCTGAACGATGACAACGAGACCGTCCGCGAAGTGCTGGACTGA